A portion of the Stegostoma tigrinum isolate sSteTig4 chromosome 44, sSteTig4.hap1, whole genome shotgun sequence genome contains these proteins:
- the LOC132207014 gene encoding late histone H2B.L4-like, whose product MVDEKKAQAPSKKGAKKIIKKAPAKGGKKRRKSRKESYAIYIYKVMKQVHPDTGISSKAMSIMNSFVSDIFERIAGEASRLAHYNKRSTISSREIQTAVRLLLPGELAKHAVSEGTKAVTKYTSSK is encoded by the coding sequence ATGGTAGATGAGAAGAAAGCGCAGGCACCTTCCAAGAAGGGCGCcaagaaaatcatcaagaaggcGCCAGCGAAAGGCGGTAAGAAGAGGAGAAAgtccaggaaagaaagttacGCCATCTATATCtacaaagtgatgaagcaggttcaccccgacaccggcatctcctccaaggcgatgagcatcatgaactcgttcgtcagcgatattttcgagcgtatcgcaggggaggcttcccgcctggcccattacaacaagcgcagcaccatcagctcccgggagatccagaccgcggtgcggctgctgctgcccggggagctggccaaacacgccgtgtcggagggtacaaaggcggtgaccaagtacaccagctccaagtga
- the LOC132207012 gene encoding late histone H2A.2.2-like — MSGRGKGGGGKARSKAKSRSSRAGLQFPVGRVHRLLRKGNYAERVGAGAPVYLAAVLEYLTAEILELPGNAARDNKKTRIIPRHLQLAVRNDEELNKLLGGVTIAQGGVLPNIQAVLLPKKTAAGGATKK, encoded by the coding sequence ATGTCTGGGAGAGGAAAGGGCGGTGGCGGTAAAGCTCGGTCGAAGGCGAAGTCCCGGTCGTCCCGGGCTGGGCTGCAGTTCCCGGTGGGCCGTGTTCacaggctcctgagaaagggtaactatgctgagcgtgtgggtgccggagcgccggtatatctggctgcggtgctcgagtacctgacggctgaaatcctcgagctgcccggtaacgcggcccgggacaacaagaagacccgcatcatccccaggcacctccagctggccgtgcgcaacgacgaggagctcaacaagctgctgggaggtgtgaccatcgctcagggtggggtgctgcctaatatccaggccgtactgctgcccaagaaaaccgcCGCTGGGGGCGCCACTAAAAAGTGA
- the LOC132207136 gene encoding histone H4 — MSGRGKGGKGLGKGGAKRHRKVLRDNIQGITKPAIRRLARRGGVKRISGLIYEETRGVLKVFLENVIRDAVTYTEHAKRKTVTAMDVVYALKRQGRTLYGFGG, encoded by the coding sequence ATGTCTGGAAGAGGGAAGGGAGGTAAAGGCCTGGGAAAGGGCGGAGCGAAGCGGCATCGCAAAGTGCTCCGTGATAACATCCAGGGCATCACGAAACCAGCCATCCGGCGCCTGGCTCGCCGTGGCGGGGTCAAGCGCATCTCGGGCTTGATCTACGAGGAGACCCGCGGGGTGCTGAAGGTTTTCCTGGAGAATGTGATCAGGGATGCGGTGACCTACACTGAGCACGCCAAGCGCAAGACGGTGACTgccatggatgtggtgtacgcTCTGAAACGCCAGGGCCGAACTCTGTATGGATTCGGCGGCTGA